In a single window of the Zonotrichia leucophrys gambelii isolate GWCS_2022_RI chromosome 2, RI_Zleu_2.0, whole genome shotgun sequence genome:
- the TMEM106B gene encoding transmembrane protein 106B: MGKSLSHLPMHTCKEDGYDGSSVSDNVRNGLVHSEVHNEDSRCGDVSQFPYVEFTGRDSVTCPTCQGTGRIPRGQENQLVALIPYSDQRLRPRRTKLYVTASVTVCLLLSGLAVFFLFPRSIDVQYIGVKSVYVTYEQERRIIYLNITNTLNITNNNYYSVEVANITAQVQFSKTVIGKARLNNITNIGPLDMKQIDYMVPTVIQDEMSYMYDFCTLPSIKVHNIVVMMQVTVTTSYLGHPEQISQERYQYVDCGGNTTYQLGQSEYLNVLQPPQ; this comes from the exons ATGGGAAAATCACTTTCTCACCTGCCTATGCATACATGCAAGGAAGATGGCTATGATGGAAGCTCAGTGTCTGATAACGTGAGGAATGGTTTAGTTCACTCGGAAGTGCACAATGAGGACAGCAGATGTGGAGATGTGTCACAGTTTCCCTATGTGGAATTTACAGGAAGGGACAGTGTCACCTGCCCaacctgccagggaacagggagaatTCCACGAG GGCAGGAAAATCAGCTGGTAGCCTTAATTCCATACAGTGATCAGAGACTGAGGCCAAGAAGAAC aaaGCTCTATGTGACTGCTTCTGTAACTGTGTgtttgctgctctctgggctggctgtgtttttcttgtttcctcgCTCGATTGATGTTCAGTACATTGGTGTGAAGTCAGTTTATGTCACTTACGAACAGGAAAGGAGGATAATCTATCTCAATATTACG AACACACTTAATATAACGAATAACAACTACTACTCTGTTGAAGTGGCAAATATCACAGCCCAAGTTCAGTTTTCAAAAACAGTTATTGGCAAAGCACGGTTAAACAACATCACCAACATTGGTCCACTGGATATGAAACAG attgaTTATATGGTGCCCACAGTCATACAAGATGAAATGAGCTACATGTA TGACTTCTGTACTTTACCATCTATCAAAGTACATAACATAGTAGTGATGATGCA AGTGACAGTGACAACCTCGTACTTAGGCCACCCTGAGCAAATATCCCAGGAGAGATACCAGTATGTGGACTGTGGAGGAAACACGACCTACCAGCTGGGCCAGTCAGAATATTTAAATGTCCTTCAGCCTCCACAGTAA